The Candidatus Cloacimonadota bacterium genome includes the window AGCAGGCGGAATAAAGAATGACGCAGTGGCAAGCTCCCCAAATTCCGGATGCAGATCACTAAAACGCAGCCGGTACCACTCTCCTTGATTCTCAACATTTTGATCGTAATCCAGGTAATACAAAGTATATGAAATCAAATGACCCGCAGCAGCAAGACCGAGAGCGAGGCCCAATATGGCGATCGCGAAGCTGAACTTCTGTCGGATGATTTGGCGGAAGGAGAGCTTGATGTGCTTTAATATCATTTGGCCTCCTTGATCCGGACTAGTTCCTTGTCTTTCATGGTCTTATAGGATGATGTGATCACTCTTTCGCCTGCGGATAAACCGCCCAATATCTCCACTTCGCGGATATTTCGGAAACCCATACTTACATAGCGGCGTTCTGCTATCTTTCCATCTTCGCCCAGTACATATACCCAGTGCCCTCCCCCATCACTTAGATATTGCCCTTGAGGCAGATACAGCACATCTTCCAGGCTTTCAGTGATTATCTCGAGGGCTACCGACTGTCCGGATTTCATGCCATTGGGAAGCTTCCCAGTGATATCCACTTGGACCTTGTCGTTTACCAAACGGGGATGCACTTTGGATACGGTGAGCAGAATGTCCTCGCCATCGTAGCGGATTCTGGCTTGCGAGCCCTCCGACAGTCTGCCCAAATAGTATTGATCCACGCTTCCTTTCAGATAATAGCGGCTGTCATCTTCAATTACGGCCAGCAGGCTTCCCGTAGCGATGATCTGTCCTAGCTTCAAATCCATCTCGGTGATCTGACCGCTCATTGGAGCCTTCACATCCAGTTCATTGATACGATTGCGAATCTGCTGCAGACTAAGTTGCAGTTGTTTCACGGCACTATCCAATTGTACAAGTTGCTGTTCTCTGAACAGTGAATCCGTACGTGCTTCTTCCACCAGATATCTATATCTGGTATCTGCAATTTGGAAGTCTTCTTCCGCCAAAAGAAACTCTTCTTCGGAGATAAATCCCTGGCTTCTTAGCTGATTCTTTTGTTCATACATACGTTGTTCTCTGACCAGGCTGTTGCGGGCTTCAGCTACTTTCAACCGCTGACTCAACAGGCTTTGATTGTTCAGAATGCGGGCATTGTTGAGGTTGTTTACCTGATCCGTCACTGCTGCTTCTTGCGCCAGAAGATTAAGCTTTAGATCATCATTACTCAGTCGCAGGATTGTTTGCCCTCTTTCCACATAGTCTCCAGGCTGAAAGAATGTAGCCTCTATTCTACCTCCTGTCATTGCTTCCACCCTGTATGAGCTAAGCGGCGTCACTACTGCCTCTGCAATGAAAGAACCCTCCATCTTACCTCGTTGTACTATCGCAGTAACAATGTCTTTCTTGTGAACAACGGCAACCTTAAGGTGATGATCAAGCCACAGTTTCCCCAGCACCAGCACGACAATCAGTATAAAAATATAGGGAACTACTCTAAGCCGTTTGCGTAGTCGTTCCTTTAGCGGAATTTCTCTATCCATCAATTCCTCCCACTTCTAATAGGCACAAAGCTCAACTTTCATGCGCATGGGATATTCAAAGAACACCGCATAACTGTATTCTCCAGCAACGAATGGATGCAGGTCTTCATACAGAATTGTGATGTTCCGGGCACGCAATTCTTCGGTAATTGTATCCCCCATTTCCTTGGAGGCAGCATGGAAAGCCAGGTGATTCAAACCGCTGTGACAGTGATAGTACTGCGGAGTCCGGTACTTCTCCTCAGTTTGCACAAAAACAATGTATGTATCTCCTTTCTGATAACTGACCCCTGCATCCCATTCCTGATACTTTACATATCCCAAGTGTCCCCAAAAACAGCCCCAGAACTCTTTTGTGGCATCTAGATCGTCCACATAGATTTCTACATGATGCATCAGCCCCGCCTTAGTCATCTTTCTAATGCTTCTTGCGGTTGAGTGCAAGCCCGCCAAAACCACCGATTACTTCCATATAAAA containing:
- a CDS encoding HlyD family efflux transporter periplasmic adaptor subunit produces the protein MDREIPLKERLRKRLRVVPYIFILIVVLVLGKLWLDHHLKVAVVHKKDIVTAIVQRGKMEGSFIAEAVVTPLSSYRVEAMTGGRIEATFFQPGDYVERGQTILRLSNDDLKLNLLAQEAAVTDQVNNLNNARILNNQSLLSQRLKVAEARNSLVREQRMYEQKNQLRSQGFISEEEFLLAEEDFQIADTRYRYLVEEARTDSLFREQQLVQLDSAVKQLQLSLQQIRNRINELDVKAPMSGQITEMDLKLGQIIATGSLLAVIEDDSRYYLKGSVDQYYLGRLSEGSQARIRYDGEDILLTVSKVHPRLVNDKVQVDITGKLPNGMKSGQSVALEIITESLEDVLYLPQGQYLSDGGGHWVYVLGEDGKIAERRYVSMGFRNIREVEILGGLSAGERVITSSYKTMKDKELVRIKEAK